In Phyllostomus discolor isolate MPI-MPIP mPhyDis1 chromosome 2, mPhyDis1.pri.v3, whole genome shotgun sequence, the following are encoded in one genomic region:
- the NCKAP5L gene encoding nck-associated protein 5-like, with protein sequence MSEAMDPPAGSPEDLRPGDCAGGSMEPGTCQELLHRLRELEAENSALAQANENQRETYERCLDEVANHVVQALLNQKDLREECIKLKKRVFDLERQNQMLSALFQQKLQLTTGSLPQIPLTPLQPPSEPPASPSLSSAEGPATSMPLGRCAGQREVCWEQQLRPGGGPGPPAAPPPALDALSPFLQKKAQILEVLRALEETDPLLLCSPATPWRPPSEGPGSPEPINGELCGPPQPEPSPWAPYLLVGPGSLGGLLHWERLLGNPGEEEGAGRPWVPSRGSPQAQGAISGPPCVPGSSSSSSSDEAGEPSEAPSPDTLLGALARKQLNLGQLLEDTESYLQAFLAGAAGPLNGDHPGPGQPSSPDQGPPQLSKFKGLPKSAWGGGTPEAHRPGFGATSEGQEPLPFLSMFIDAGDAPLGLRPGHPHSSSQVKSKLQIGPPSPGETQGPLLPSPARGLKFLKLPPASEKVPSPGGPQLSPQFPRNSRIPCRNSGSDGSPSPLLARKGLGGGELSPEGAQGLPTSPLPCSTALDSAQLRPPQPALSTALSPGSAVSPCYESILDLSRGTFRGPSPEPPPSPLQVSTYPQLTLEVQRAPEALRSPGAPPSPCLPESCPYGSPQEKSLDKAGLESPHPGRRTPGGSAKKPSQGAGRRPGDSGHTPLRDRLAALGKLKTGPEGPQGPEKNGVPARPGTEKVRGAGRSRESTGDMVLSTPRPPEQPEAKGALQGTVALSTSSLKQQEPGLLGDPVTRVYSSHSMGARVDLEPISPRSCLTKVELAKSRLAGALCPQVPRTPAKVPTSAPSQGKPSKSPHGSPTKLPSKSPTKVVPRPLAPPATKEHPKPDKGRGPPWTDCGSPTAQPTPSAPGPTDPSQGPERRAPHSAIEEKVMKGIEENVLRLQGQERAPGTEVKHRNTSSIASWFGLKKSKLPALNRRTEATKNKEGAGGSSPLRKEVKVESRKLEAESLNISKLMAKAEDLRRALEEEKAYLSSRARPRPGGPAPGPSAGLGQVQGQLAGMYQGADTFMQQLLNRVDGKELPPKSWREPKPEYGGFQPVSSDPKNAWPACGPRNGLVGPLQSCGKPSGKPSSEPGRREEMPSEDSLADPVPTSHFTACGSLTRTLDSGIGTFPPPDHGSSGTPSKNPPKTKPPRLEPPPGGPPARPPLLTKVPRRAHTLEREVPGIEELLVNGRHPSMPAFPALLAAAPGHRGHQTCPDDPCEDPGPSPPVQLAKNWTFPNARAAGGSTDPFLCPPRQLEGLPRTPMALPVDQKRSLERSHPAPTTPQGPAFGGSRTPSTSDMGEEGRAASGGPPGLETSESLSDSLYDSLSSCGSQG encoded by the exons ATGTCGGAGGCCATGGACCCGCCGGCTGGAAGTCCCGAAGACCTGAGGCCAGGAGACTGTGCCGGCGGCAGCATGGAGCCAGGCACCTGCCAGGAGCTCCTGCACCGACTGCGGGAGCTGGAG GCAGAGAACTCGGCACTGGCCCAGGCCAACGAAAACCAGCGGGAGACCTATGAACGCTGCCTGGACGAG GTTGCCAACCATGTGGTACAGGCACTGCTGAACCAAAAG GACCTTCGGGAGGAGTGCATCAAGCTGAAGAAGAGGGTGTTCGACCTGGAACGGCAGAACCAGATGCTGAGCGCCCTGTTTCAGCAGAAACTCCAGCTCACAACAGGCTCCCTCCCTCAG ATCCCGCTGACCCCGCTCCAGCCGCCGTCCGAGCCACCGGCCTCCCCGTCCCTGAGCTCTGCTGAAGGGCCGGCCACCTCGATGCCTCTGGGGCGCtgtgctgggcagagagag GTGTGCTGGGAGCAGCAGCTACggccaggaggaggcccaggacccccagccgccccacccccagcgctgGATGCCTTATCCCCGTTCCTTCAAAAGAAAGCCCAGATCCTGGAGGTGCTGAGAGCCCTGGAGGAGACTGACCCCTTGCTTCTCTGCTCACCTGCCACCCCCTGGCGGCCTCCAAGCGAGGGTCCTGGCTCCCCAGAGCCCATCAACGGCGAGCTCTGTGGCCCACCCCAGCCTGAACCCTCCCCCTGGGCCCCCTACCTGCTAGTCGGCCCTGGTAGCCTCGGAGGCCTGCTCCACTGGGAGCGCCTCTTGGGGAAccctggggaggaagagggtgctgggcggccctgggtccccagcagaggATCCCCCCAGGCCCAAGGTGCTATCTCTGGCCCACCCTGTGTCCCGGGCAGcagctcctcctcttcttctgatGAGGCAGGCGAGCCCAGTGAGGCACCCAGCCCCGACACCCTGCTCGGGGCCCTGGCCCGCAAACAGCTGAACCTGGGTCAGCTCCTTGAGGACACAGAGTCTTACCTACAGGCCTtcctggctggggctgcaggcccaCTCAATGGGGACCACCCTGGGCCCGGGCAGCCATCCTCCCCAGACCAGGGGCCTCCACAGCTGTCCAAGTTCAAAGGCCTCCCCAAGTCGGCTTGGGGTGGGGGTACCCCAGAGGCTCACAGGCCGGGCTTTGGTGCTACCTCAGAGGGCCAggagcccctccccttcctcagcaTGTTCATTGATGCAGGGGACGCCCCCCTGGGCCTACGACCTGGTCACCCCCACTCCTCATCTCAGGTGAAAAGCAAGCTCCAAATTggccccccttctcctggggaaACCCAGGGACCCCTTCTGCCCTCTCCAGCCAGAGGTCTCAAGTTCTTAAAGCTGCCTCCAGCCTCGGAGAAGGTCCCCAGCCCAGGAGGCCCTCAGCTCAGCCCTCAGTTCCCCCGGAACTCCCGAATCCCCTGCCGGAACAGCGGCTCAGACGGCAGCCCCTCTCCGCTGCTGGCCCGGAAgggcctgggtggaggagagcTGTCCCCAGAAGGGGCACAGGGCCTGCCCACCAGCCCTTTGCCCTGCTCCACGGCCCTGGACTCTGCACAGCTGCGGCCTCCCCAGCCGGCCTTGTCCACCGCACTATCCCCTGGATCGGCGGTGTCCCCCTGCTACGAGAGTATCCTGGACCTTTCCCGGGGCACCTTCAGAGGGCCTTCTCCGGAGCCGCCTCCATCCCCGCTGCAGGTGTCCACCTACCCACAGCTAACTCTGGAGGTGCAGCGGGCCCCTGAGGCCCTGAGAAGCCCTGGAGCACCCCCTAGCCCTTGCCTCCCGGAATCCTGCCCCTATGGGAGCCCCCAGGAGAAGAGTTTGGACAAGGCAGGCTTGGAGTCACCCCATCCTGGCCGCAGGACCCCGGGTGGCTCAGCCAAGAAGCCcagccagggggcggggcggcgaCCTGGAGATTCTGGCCACACACCTCTGCGGGACAGACTGGCAGCCCTGGGGAAACTGAAGACTGGCCCcgaggggccccagggcccagagaaGAACGGGGTGCCGGCCAGGCCCGGCACTGAGAAGGTGCGGGGAGCAGGAAGGTCCAGGGAGAGCACTGGAGACATGGTGCtctccacccccaggccccctgaGCAACCAGAAGCCAAGGGGGCCCTGCAGGGGACAGTGGCCTTGAGCACAAGCAGCCTGAAGCAGCAAGAACCTGGGCTCCTGGGGGACCCTGTGACCCGAGTCTACTCCTCCCACTCCATGGGAGCGCGGGTGGACCTGGAGCCTATCTCACCAAGGAGCTGCCTCACCAAAGTGGAGCTGGCCAAGAGCCGGCTGGCAGGGGCCCTGTGCCCCCAGGTACCCCGCACCCCTGCCAAAGTGCCAACAtcagcccccagccagggcaagcccaGTAAGAGCCCCCACGGCAGCCCGACAAAGCTACCTTCCAAGTCGCCTACCAAGGTAGTGCCCCGACCCCTAGCCCCGCCAGCCACCAAGGAGCACCCCAAGCCCGACAAAGGGAGAGGCCCACCTTGGACAGACTGCGGCAGCCCCACGGCCCAGCCCACACCCTCCGCACCTGGCCCCACTGACCCAAGCCAGGGCCCCGAGAGGCGTGCCCCGCACTCGGCCATTGAGGAGAAGGTGATGAAGGGCATCGAGGAGAATGTGCTGCGGCTGCAGGGCCAGGAGCGGGCCCCGGGCACCGAAGTCAAGCACCGCAACACCAGCAGCATTGCCAGCTGGTTTGGCCTGAAGAAGAGCAAGCTGCCCGCACTGAACCGCCGCACAGAAGCCACCAAGAACAAGGAGGGGGCCGGCGGGAGCTCCCCACTCCGGAAGGAGGTCAAGGTGGAATCCCGGAAGCTGGAGGCGGAGAGCCTCAACATCTCCAAGTTGATGGCTAAGGCGGAGGATCTGCGCCGCGcgctggaggaggagaaggcctACCTGAGCAGCAGGGCCAGGCCACGGCCCGGGGGGCCGGCGCCAGGGCCCAGCGCGGGGCTGGGGCAGGTCCAGGGCCAGCTGGCCGGCATGTACCAGGGCGCAGACACCTTCATGCAGCAGCTGCTCAACAG GGTGGATGGCAAGGAGCTGCCACCCAAGAGCTGGAGGGAGCCCAAACCCGAGTATGGTGGCTTCCAGCCAGTGTCCTCTGACCCCAAGAACGCCTGGCCAGCCTGTGGGCCCCGAAATGGTCTGGTGGGCCCTCTCCAGAGCTGTGGAAAACCTTCTGGGAAG CCAAGCAGCGAGCCAGGGAGGCGGGAAGAGATGCCCTCAGAGGACAGCCTGGCTGACCCAGTGCCCACCTCGCACTTCACAG cctgtggCTCCTTGACTCGAACCCTGGACAGTGGCATTGGGACCTTCCCGCCCCCTGACCATGGCAGCAGTGGTACCCCCAGCAAGAATCCTCCCAAGACCAAGCCCCCAAGGCTGGAGCCCCCACCCGGGGGGCCCCCAGCTCGGCCACCGCTCCTTACCAAAGTCCCCCGCCGCGCCCACACGCTGGAACGGGAGGTGCCGGGCATAGAGGAGCTGCTGGTGAATGGGCGGCACCCCAGCATGCCGGCCTTCCCCGCGCTGCTCGCTGCTGCTCCGGGCCACCGGGGCCATCAGACCTGTCCTGATG ATCCCTGTGAAGACCCAGGACCTTCCCCTCCTGTTCAGCTGGCCAAAAACTGGACCTTCCCCAACGCCAGGGCGGCCGGTGGATCCACCGACCCTTTCCTGTGTCCACCCCGACAATTGGAGGGGCTGCCCAGGACCCCCATG GCCCTGCCTGTGGACCAGAAGCGGAGCCTGGAGCGCAGCCACCCAGCCCCTACAACGCCCCAGGGCCCCGCGTTCGGGGGCAGCCGCACTCCCAGCACATCGGACATGGGTGAGGAAGGCAGAGCGGCCAGCGGGGGCCCTCCAGGGCTGGAGACCTCGGAGTCTCTCAGCGACTCGCTCTACGACTCGCTCTCCTCCTGTGGGAGTCAGGGCTGA